The following are encoded together in the Novipirellula artificiosorum genome:
- a CDS encoding SAM-dependent methyltransferase: MARIQEGQLTIEDRSGGFEFGHIADTHLAGTITVSDRRFYRSAVLGGALGAAESYLRGDWDSPDLTTVMRVMARNADTVSNLEKGISRVLRPFRALGNGLRRNTRSGSKRNIAAHYDLSNEFFALMLDPTMTYSSGIFPTPRSTLLEASIEKYDIVCRKLQLKPNDHVLEIGTGWGGFAEYAARQYGCRITTTTISDQQHAYAEKRFRAASLLDRITLLKQDYRELTGQYDKLVSIEMIEAVGEKYLPSYFEQCSQRLKPDGMMLLQAITLPDHRYGRYRKSVDFIQRYIFPGGFLPSISAIAACLGKTTDFRFFHAEDFGPHYAATLAQWRSNFWNNIEQVKQLGFDERFLRMWHYYLCYCEAGFQERQIGVSQLLLTKPLCRREPIQATL, translated from the coding sequence ATGGCAAGAATCCAGGAAGGCCAATTGACCATCGAAGATCGCAGTGGCGGATTTGAGTTTGGGCACATTGCTGACACTCATTTGGCGGGGACGATCACCGTTTCCGATCGGCGGTTCTATCGTTCTGCCGTACTGGGCGGTGCGTTGGGAGCGGCAGAATCCTATTTGCGCGGCGATTGGGATTCGCCCGATTTGACCACGGTCATGAGGGTCATGGCTCGCAATGCCGATACGGTTTCGAATCTCGAAAAGGGCATCTCCCGGGTGCTTCGTCCGTTTCGTGCCCTTGGCAACGGATTGCGTCGCAACACGCGGTCGGGCAGCAAACGGAACATCGCAGCGCATTACGATTTGAGCAACGAATTCTTCGCCTTGATGCTCGATCCGACGATGACCTACAGCAGTGGGATCTTCCCGACGCCCCGTTCCACTTTGCTCGAGGCGTCGATCGAAAAGTACGATATCGTTTGTCGGAAACTGCAACTCAAACCGAACGATCACGTCTTAGAAATCGGTACTGGGTGGGGCGGGTTTGCCGAGTACGCCGCAAGACAATATGGGTGTCGGATCACGACGACGACGATTTCAGACCAACAACATGCCTACGCCGAAAAGCGATTCCGCGCGGCTTCGCTGCTCGACCGGATCACCCTGCTGAAGCAAGACTATCGGGAATTGACCGGCCAATACGACAAGCTGGTTTCGATTGAGATGATCGAGGCCGTTGGTGAGAAGTATTTGCCTAGCTACTTCGAGCAATGTTCGCAACGACTTAAACCGGACGGCATGATGCTGCTGCAAGCGATCACGCTTCCCGATCATCGCTACGGTCGGTATCGCAAATCGGTTGACTTTATCCAGCGATATATTTTTCCGGGGGGTTTCTTGCCGAGCATCAGCGCCATCGCTGCCTGCTTGGGCAAAACAACCGATTTTCGATTCTTTCATGCAGAGGATTTTGGCCCCCACTATGCCGCGACGCTAGCGCAGTGGCGAAGCAACTTTTGGAATAACATCGAGCAGGTCAAACAGCTTGGATTCGACGAGCGATTCCTGCGGATGTGGCACTACTATTTGTGCTACTGCGAAGCCGGTTTTCAAGAACGCCAAATCGGCGTCTCTCAACTGCTGCTGACGAAACCGTTGTGCCGTCGTGAACCGATCCAAGCGACGCTGTAG
- a CDS encoding DUF1365 domain-containing protein, with product MQSCIYEGKVTHCRHSPVSHRFEYRLFMVYLDLSELPSLVGRDRLIRQSKYAIRSLWRGDHLFDSLQSLESEVRQIVEAETGARPSGPIRMLTQLRYFGYYFSPLNLFYVFDESGTQLESIVAEVSNTPWKERHCYVLWDGNRCSSGAELRFSHRKEFHVSPFMAMDMQYQWRLTAPGETSTIALTNHEKSRSVFEAVMTLRRRDLTQTELRRMTWRYFLMTARIGAAIYYQALILWWKKCPFYPHPDKLTSPTSPVSKTRNASDMPPSEIG from the coding sequence ATGCAGAGCTGCATCTACGAAGGAAAGGTCACCCATTGCCGACACAGTCCAGTAAGCCATCGATTCGAGTATCGGCTGTTTATGGTCTATTTGGATTTGAGCGAGTTGCCGTCGTTGGTGGGCCGTGATCGATTGATTCGCCAGTCGAAGTACGCGATTCGGTCGCTGTGGCGAGGGGATCATCTTTTCGACTCGTTGCAGTCCCTTGAATCTGAGGTGCGTCAGATTGTCGAAGCAGAGACAGGGGCGCGACCAAGCGGCCCGATTCGGATGCTGACGCAACTGCGATACTTTGGCTATTACTTTAGTCCCTTAAACTTGTTCTACGTTTTTGACGAGTCCGGTACTCAACTCGAATCGATCGTGGCCGAGGTGAGTAACACGCCGTGGAAAGAACGCCATTGCTATGTGCTGTGGGATGGCAATCGGTGTTCTTCGGGGGCCGAACTGCGTTTTTCTCATCGCAAAGAGTTTCACGTGTCGCCTTTCATGGCGATGGACATGCAGTACCAATGGCGGTTGACTGCGCCGGGCGAGACATCGACCATCGCCTTGACGAATCATGAAAAATCGCGAAGCGTGTTTGAGGCCGTGATGACGCTGCGTCGGCGAGATTTGACCCAAACCGAATTGCGTCGCATGACATGGCGTTATTTTCTGATGACTGCCCGCATTGGTGCGGCGATTTACTATCAAGCTTTAATCCTGTGGTGGAAAAAATGCCCGTTTTATCCTCATCCCGACAAACTGACGTCGCCGACTTCCCCCGTTTCCAAAACGAGGAATGCCTCCGACATGCCTCCAAGCGAGATCGGCTGA
- a CDS encoding NAD(P)/FAD-dependent oxidoreductase translates to MHIAIIGTGISGSLTARILSSRHDVTVFEANGYAGGHSNTVDVSVQGRPFSVDTGFMVFNERTYPNFCQLLRILGVSSQASDMSFSVRCSNTQTEYQGSSLNGLFAQRTNLFRPSFLRLLWDIRRFNQRGNAAAASGELKDGRSVGAFLEQCGVGNDFVDRYLLPMAAAIWSCPPDSIRSFPADFMVGFFANHGLMQIRDRPQWRTIAGGARVYVDALLDPLRDRLKLSCPVTAVERQPDRVVVTTQQGQAESFDQVVFATHADQTLKLISNPTAAEQEILREFPYQSNQAVLHTDDRLMPDRKRAWASWNYHIPIGPARGASVTYDLSRLQRHHSPLPILLTLNPTEPIAEQKILRTFEYSHPAYAASSIRAQQRFAEVSGNHRTHFCGAYWGYGFHEDGVNSALAVAKYFGLELESCRAASTKERSPIADTVQ, encoded by the coding sequence ATGCATATCGCAATCATTGGAACTGGGATTAGTGGCAGCTTGACGGCGAGAATCTTGTCGAGTCGGCACGACGTGACGGTCTTTGAAGCAAATGGCTACGCTGGAGGGCACTCCAATACCGTGGATGTCTCCGTTCAAGGCCGTCCTTTTTCGGTAGATACGGGGTTCATGGTCTTTAATGAACGGACCTATCCGAATTTCTGCCAGTTGCTTCGAATCCTCGGTGTATCGTCTCAGGCGAGCGACATGAGCTTCAGCGTACGTTGTTCAAACACTCAAACTGAGTATCAAGGCAGTTCGCTGAACGGGCTCTTTGCACAACGAACCAATTTGTTTCGTCCGTCGTTCTTAAGGTTGCTATGGGACATTCGCCGTTTTAACCAGCGGGGGAATGCAGCGGCGGCAAGCGGTGAATTGAAAGACGGCCGAAGCGTGGGTGCGTTCCTGGAACAGTGCGGTGTGGGGAACGATTTTGTCGACCGATACTTGCTCCCGATGGCCGCGGCGATCTGGTCTTGTCCACCGGACTCGATTCGGAGCTTTCCCGCTGATTTTATGGTCGGATTCTTCGCGAACCATGGGCTGATGCAGATCCGTGATCGACCGCAGTGGCGAACGATTGCTGGCGGGGCGAGGGTCTATGTCGATGCCTTGCTTGACCCGCTTCGTGACCGACTAAAGTTAAGTTGTCCTGTCACGGCGGTGGAACGCCAGCCAGACCGTGTTGTGGTGACCACACAGCAAGGTCAGGCCGAATCGTTTGATCAAGTTGTTTTTGCAACCCACGCCGATCAAACGCTCAAGCTGATTTCGAATCCGACTGCCGCCGAGCAGGAAATATTGCGGGAGTTTCCTTATCAGAGCAACCAAGCGGTACTGCATACCGACGATCGCTTGATGCCGGATCGAAAACGTGCCTGGGCAAGCTGGAACTACCACATTCCCATCGGCCCTGCCCGCGGAGCGTCGGTAACCTATGATCTCAGCCGGCTGCAACGACACCACTCGCCGCTGCCAATTCTGTTGACGCTGAATCCAACCGAACCGATCGCCGAGCAGAAGATCCTACGGACGTTTGAATACTCGCATCCCGCTTATGCGGCTTCCTCGATTCGAGCTCAACAGCGGTTTGCTGAAGTCAGCGGCAATCACCGAACCCACTTCTGCGGTGCCTATTGGGGTTATGGTTTTCATGAAGACGGAGTCAACAGTGCCTTGGCCGTCGCAAAATATTTTGGATTGGAACTTGAGTCATGCAGAGCTGCATCTACGAAGGAAAGGTCACCCATTGCCGACACAGTCCAGTAA
- a CDS encoding DUF1295 domain-containing protein — protein sequence MNYFLTNFGAVAVIAIALWVFSLLRRNVNVVDVFWGLGFVVIAWLSLSQTGPASMRVTCLAAMVTVWGFRLASYLAWRNWGKPEDHRYAAMREKHGNQFGWVSLVTVFGLQALLMWFISLPIQVAIGKNVAWSPLVILGFALWGVGIFFEAVGDLQLARFKADALNRGKVMNLGLWRYTRHPNYFGDFLVWWGFYFVAVEPDSWWWTILSPIIMSVLLIRVSGVRLLESSLRSRVEGYEQYVKITSAFFPRPPKHVASELA from the coding sequence ATGAACTACTTTTTAACGAACTTTGGGGCGGTAGCCGTTATTGCGATCGCTTTGTGGGTGTTCAGCTTACTGCGACGCAACGTGAATGTCGTCGATGTGTTCTGGGGACTCGGGTTTGTGGTCATCGCCTGGCTCTCGCTGTCGCAGACAGGCCCTGCTTCGATGCGGGTGACCTGTTTAGCCGCGATGGTGACCGTTTGGGGCTTTCGGTTGGCAAGCTACTTGGCCTGGAGGAATTGGGGCAAACCGGAGGACCATCGGTACGCCGCGATGCGGGAAAAGCATGGCAACCAGTTTGGCTGGGTTAGTCTGGTGACGGTGTTTGGGCTCCAGGCACTTTTGATGTGGTTCATTTCGCTTCCGATTCAAGTCGCGATCGGAAAAAACGTTGCTTGGAGTCCCCTTGTGATTCTCGGCTTCGCTCTCTGGGGTGTGGGAATTTTCTTTGAAGCGGTAGGCGATCTGCAACTTGCTCGGTTCAAGGCAGATGCTCTCAATCGAGGGAAAGTGATGAATCTTGGCTTGTGGCGATACACGCGTCACCCGAACTACTTTGGCGATTTTCTCGTTTGGTGGGGTTTTTATTTTGTGGCTGTCGAACCTGACTCGTGGTGGTGGACGATTCTTAGCCCGATAATCATGTCGGTGCTTTTGATCCGTGTGTCCGGAGTTCGTTTGCTGGAGAGTTCGCTGCGAAGCCGAGTTGAAGGCTACGAACAATACGTGAAGATCACGAGTGCATTTTTCCCTCGGCCACCTAAACACGTTGCATCGGAGCTGGCGTGA
- a CDS encoding SAM-dependent methyltransferase, producing the protein MSLIDLAESGILPDVLVRAGIRHLLGKRLNSNAPPLSPNLSDFCEMLRESPLAVATDQANEQHYEVPADFYLKVLGPRLKYSSCFFESDSTTLAEAEEAMLSLTCERAELEDGMRILELGCGWGSLTLWMAEKYPQAQITAVSNSASQRRFIEQRAAEAGWNHVRVITADMRDFRLQEAFDRVVSVEMFEHMRNYELLFQRVANWLSPKGKALVHVFCHCETPYLFETEGASNWMGRHFFTGGMMPSENLFEQFDDALTIEQQWRVSGMHYYRTCEAWLSNLDQNRAELLRRLGEEMTPVAAKRNLQRWRMFFMACAELFRYHGGNEWFVAHYRFTPTAAALLDQRIPELHHSKPS; encoded by the coding sequence ATGAGTCTCATTGATCTGGCGGAATCAGGCATCCTTCCCGACGTACTCGTTCGTGCGGGCATTCGACATTTACTGGGAAAACGGCTGAATTCGAATGCCCCACCGCTCTCACCAAACTTGTCCGATTTCTGCGAGATGCTTCGTGAAAGCCCACTCGCCGTTGCAACGGATCAAGCAAATGAACAGCATTACGAGGTGCCCGCTGATTTCTACCTGAAGGTTCTTGGGCCTCGTTTGAAGTACAGTTCCTGCTTTTTTGAAAGCGATTCGACGACGCTTGCGGAAGCGGAAGAAGCGATGTTGAGCCTGACCTGCGAACGAGCGGAGCTTGAGGATGGCATGCGCATCTTAGAACTCGGGTGTGGTTGGGGATCCTTGACACTTTGGATGGCGGAAAAGTACCCTCAGGCGCAGATCACCGCAGTTTCCAATTCAGCAAGCCAGCGCCGATTCATCGAGCAGCGTGCTGCCGAAGCGGGTTGGAATCACGTGCGAGTGATCACCGCAGACATGCGAGATTTTCGGTTGCAGGAGGCCTTTGATCGTGTCGTCTCGGTCGAGATGTTTGAGCACATGCGAAACTATGAGTTGCTCTTTCAACGCGTCGCAAATTGGCTCAGCCCAAAGGGCAAAGCACTCGTTCATGTCTTCTGCCACTGCGAAACGCCCTATTTGTTCGAGACCGAGGGGGCCTCGAATTGGATGGGGCGACACTTCTTTACCGGAGGTATGATGCCGTCGGAGAACCTCTTCGAACAATTCGACGACGCCCTCACCATTGAGCAGCAGTGGCGAGTCAGCGGAATGCACTACTACCGAACCTGCGAAGCGTGGCTCTCCAATCTGGATCAAAACCGCGCTGAACTGTTGAGACGGTTGGGCGAGGAGATGACGCCTGTCGCAGCCAAACGTAACCTGCAGCGGTGGCGAATGTTCTTCATGGCCTGCGCCGAGCTGTTTCGCTATCACGGAGGCAACGAGTGGTTCGTAGCCCACTATCGATTCACCCCAACGGCTGCAGCTCTCCTCGATCAACGGATCCCTGAATTGCATCATTCGAAGCCATCATGA
- a CDS encoding DUF1475 family protein: MTRAFLLSLFGAILVVMIAVTFYASLDRSVFKAGSELLSDRWFVATLFDAYCGFLTFYVWVAYKERTLLGKGLWFILILMLGNIAMSIYLLIQLAKLDRNAGITSILLRNDETTRPIGADRAAHP, encoded by the coding sequence ATGACCCGGGCATTCCTCCTCTCACTTTTTGGCGCGATTTTGGTCGTAATGATCGCGGTCACTTTCTATGCTTCGCTTGACCGCAGCGTTTTCAAGGCCGGCTCGGAACTCTTGTCTGACCGCTGGTTCGTCGCGACCTTGTTTGACGCCTACTGCGGTTTCCTTACATTCTACGTTTGGGTGGCGTACAAGGAACGAACCCTGCTCGGAAAGGGCCTCTGGTTCATTCTGATCTTGATGTTGGGCAACATCGCGATGTCGATCTACTTGCTGATTCAACTAGCGAAACTCGACCGCAATGCCGGAATCACCTCGATTTTGCTGCGAAACGATGAGACGACTCGGCCTATTGGAGCCGATCGAGCCGCACATCCGTGA